The following proteins are co-located in the Castor canadensis chromosome 5, mCasCan1.hap1v2, whole genome shotgun sequence genome:
- the Cfap410 gene encoding cilia- and flagella-associated protein 410 isoform X5, with translation MPSLEVITLSVNSVSTLEPVSCCRRLSELYLRRNCIPNLDELFYLKDLPHLKVLWLAENPCCGTSPHLYRMTVLRNLPHLQKLDNQAVTEEELTRALMEGEEITAAPGREGVGSGCPKPSYTLNSITAETGRGLLSYTEEEADSIQGQLSLKPSAGGPSPSFSQWDMLSSHKSKNILTAILLLLRELDTEGLEVVQQTVASRLQALHRQELQDME, from the exons CGTCAACAGTGTCTCAACCCTGGAGCCCGTGAGCTGCTGCCGACGCCTGAGTGAGCTATACCTGAGGAGGAACTGCATCCCCAACCTGGATGAGCTCTTCTACCTGAAGGACCTGCCGCACCTCAAGGTGCTGTGGCTGGCGGAGAACCCGTGCTGTGGCACCAGCCCCCACCTGTACCGCATGACGGTGCTGCGTAACCTGCCCCACCTGCAGAAGTTAGACAACCAAG CTGTGACTGAGGAAGAGCTGACGCGTGCACTGATGGAGGGAGAGGAGATCACCGCTGCCCCAGGCAGAGAGGGTGTGGGCAGCGGCTGCCCCAAGCCATCCTACACACTGAACTCCATCACTGCTGAGACTGGCCGGGGCCTGCTGAGTTACActgaggaggaggcaga CAGCATCCAGGGCCAGCTCAGCCTGAAACCCTCTGCCGGGGGCCCGTCTCCTTCCTTCTCACAGTGGGACATGCTGAGCAGTCACAAGAGTAAG AATATCTTGACAGCCATTTTACTGCTGCTGCGGGAGCTGGACACAGAAGGACTGGAGGTTGTCCAGCAGACCGTGGCCAGCCGGCTCCAGGCACTGCACAGGCAGGAGCTGCAGGACATGGAGTGA
- the Pfkl gene encoding ATP-dependent 6-phosphofructokinase, liver type, producing MATVDLEKLRMSGAGKAIGVLTSGGDAQGMNAAVRAVTRMGIYVGAKVFLIYEGYEGLVEGGENIKPANWLSVSNIIQLGGTVIGSARCKAFTTRAGRLAAAHNLVQRGITNLCVIGGDGSLTGANVFRSEWGSLLEELVKEGKISESTAQTYSHLNIAGLVGSIDNDFCGTDMTIGTDSALHRIMEVIDAITTTAQSHQRTFVLEVMGRHCGYLALVSALASGADWLFIPEAPPEDGWENFMCERLGETRSRGSRLNIIIIAEGAIDRNGKPISSSYVKDLVVQRLGFDTRVTVLGHVQRGGTPSAFDRVLSSKMGMEAVMALLEATPDTPACVVSLSGNQSVRLPLMECVQVTKEVQRAMDDKRFDEAIQLRGRNFENNWNIYKLLAHQKLSKEKTNFSLAILNVGAPAAGMNAAVRSAVRTGISQGHTVYVVHDGFEGLAKGQVQEVGWHHVAGWLGRGGSMLGTKRTLPKGHMESIVENLRTYNIQALLVIGGFEAYEGVLQLVEARARYEELCIIMCVIPATISNNVPGTDFSLGTDTAVNAAMESCDRIKQSASGTKRRVFIVETMGGYCGYLATVTGIAVGADAAYVFEDPFNIHDLKANVEHMTEKMKTDIQRGLVLRNEKCHEHYTTEFLYHLYSSEGKGVFDCRTNVLGHLQQGGAPTPFDRNYGTKLGVKAMLWMSEKLKAVYRKGRVFANAPDSACVIGLQKKAVAFSPVTELKKDTDFEHRMPQEQWWLNLRLMLKMLAHYRISMADYVSGELEHVTRRTLSMDKGF from the exons ATGGCCACCGTGGACCTGGAGAAGCTGCGGATGTCCGGGGCCGGCAAGGCCATCGGCGTGCTGACCAGCGGCGGTGACGCGCAAG GCATGAACGCTGCGGTCAGGGCTGTGACGCGCATGGGTATTTACGTGGGAGCTAAAGTCTTCCTTATATACGAG GGCTATGAGGGCCTCGTGGAAGGAGGTGAGAACATCAAGCCAGCCAACTGGCTTAGTGTCTCCAACATCATCCAGCTG GGCGGGACTGTCATTGGCAGTGCCCGCTGCAAAGCCTTCACCACGAGGGCGGGTCGCCTAGCAGCAGCCCACAACCTGGTCCAACGCGGCATCACCAACCTGTGTGTCATCGGTGGGGATGGCAGTCTCACGGGCGCCAACGTCTTCCGTAGCGAGTGGGGCAGCCTGCTGGAGGAGCTGGTGAAGGAAG GTAAGATCTCGGAGTCCACAGCTCAGACCTACTCGCACCTGAACATTGCTGGGCTGGTAGGCTCCATCGATAACGACTTCTGTGGCACTGACATGACCATCGGCACGGACTCGGCTCTCCACCGCATCATGGAGGTCATCGACGCCATCACCACTACTGCCCAGAG CCACCAAAGGACCTTCGTGCTGGAGGTGATGGGGCGGCACTGCGG GTACCTGGCGTTGGTGTCTGCGTTGGCCTCAGGGGCCGACTGGCTGTTCATTCCTGAGGCACCCCCTGAGGACGGCTGGGAGAATTTCATGTGTGAGAGGCTGGGGGAG ACGCGGAGCCGGGGGTCCCGGCTAAACATCATCATCATCGCAGAGGGTGCCATTGACCGCAATGGGAAGCCTATCTCCTCCAGTTACGTGAAGGAC CTGGTGGTCCAGAGGCTGGGCTTCGACACAAGGGTGACTGTGCTGGGCCATGTACAGCGTGGAGGGACTCCCTCAGCCTTTGACCGCGTGCTG AGCAGCAAGATGGGCATGGAAGCTGTGATGGCGTTGCTAGAGGCCACGCCTGACACACCAGCCTGCGTGGTCAGCCTCTCGGGGAATCAGTCGGTGCGGTTGCCCCTCATGGAGTGCGTGCAGGTG ACAAAGGAAGTGCAGAGGGCCATGGATGATAAGAGGTTTGATGAGGCCATCCAGCTCCGCGGCAG GAACTTCGAGAACAACTGGAACATTTACAAACTCCTTGCCCACCAGAAGCTGTCCAAGGAGAAG ACCAACTTCTCGCTGGCCATCCTGAACGTGGGGGCCCCTGCAGCCGGCATGAATGCGGCCGTGCGCTCGGCAGTGAGAACTGGCATTTCCCAGGGCCACACAGTGTATGTCGTGCATGATGGCTTCGAAGGCCTGGCCAAAGGTCAG GTGCAAGAAGTGGGCTGGCACCATGTGGCTGGCTGGCTGGGGCGTGGTGGCTCAATGTTGGGGACCAAGAG GACCCTGCCCAAGGGCCACATGGAGTCGATTGTGGAGAACCTCCGTACATACAACATCCAAGCCCTGCTTGTCATCGGCGGGTTTGAG GCCTACGAGGGCGTGCTGCAGCTGGTGGAGGCACGCGCGCGCTACGAGGAGCTTTGCATCATCATGTGTGTCATCCCAGCCACCATCAGCAACAATGTGCCCGGCACGGACTTCAGCCTGGGCACGGACACAGCTGTCAATGCTGCCATGGAG AGCTGTGACCGTATCAAGCAGTCAGCCTCGGGGACCAAACGCCGTGTGTTCATCGTGGAGACCATGGGGGGCTACTGTGGCTACCTGGCCACGGTGACGGGCATCGCTGTGGGCGCTGATGCTGCCTACGTCTTTGAGGACCCTTTCAACATTCATGACTTAAAG GCCAACGTGGAGCACATGACAGAGAAGATGAAGACTGATATCCAGAGGGGCCTGGTGCTCCG GAACGAGAAGTGCCACGAGCACTACACTACGGAGTTCCTGTACCACCTGTACTCGTCAGAGGGCAAGGGCGTGTTTGACTGCAGGACCAATGTGCTCGGCCACCTGCAGCAG GGTGGGGCTCCAACACCCTTTGACCGGAACTACGGGACCAAGCTGGGGGTGAAGGCCATGCTGTGGATGTCGGAGAAGCTGAAGGCTGTCTACCGCAAGG GGCGGGTGTTCGCCAATGCCCCAGACTCAGCCTGTGTGATTGGCCTGCAGAAGAAGGCAGTGGCCTTCAGCCCTGTCACCGAGCTCAAGAAAGACACTGACTTTGA GCACCGCATGCCCCAGGAGCAGTGGTGGCTGAACCTGCGGCTGATGCTGAAGATGCTGGCACATTACCGCATCAGCATGGCTGACTACGTGTCCGGGGAGCTGGAGCACGTCACACGCCGCACTCTGAGCATGGACAAGGGCTTCTGA